CGGGGATGAAGATAGTTGTGGTTAAATGTGACGAGAATGGAAACATCGATGTAACCGACCTGAAAGAAAAAGCGGAACAGCACAAACACGATCTTTCATGCCTGATGGTAACCTACCCTTCTACACATGGGGTGTTCGAGGAAGGTATTATTGATATTTGTAACATTATTCATGAAAATGGCGGCCAGGTTTATATGGACGGCGCCAACATGAATGCGCAGGTGGGCCTGACCAGTCCCGCTAATATCGGGGCCGACGTTTGCCACCTTAACCTGCATAAGACATTCTGCATACCACATGGCGGTGGTGGCCCTGGTATGGGTCCGATAGGTGTGGCCAAACATTTGGTGCCCTATCTTCCCGGTCATGCAGTAGTTGATATTGATAAAGGTAAATCCATCCACGCGGTTTCAGCTGCGCCATGGGGTTCGGCTTCTATTCTGATCATTTCGCATGCTTACATCGCAATGATGGGAGCCGAAGGCTTAACCGACGCCACTAAATATGCTATACTGAATGCTAACTACATCAAGACGCGGCTCGAGCATCATTACCCGGTATTGTACTCGGGCGCGCACGGGCGTTGTGCACACGAAATGATACTGGATTGCCGCGCGTTCAAAAGCTTCGGTATCGAGGTGATCGACATAGCCAAACGACTGATGGATTATGGCTTCCATGCACCTACAGTATCCTTCCCGGTGGCCGGTACGGTAATGGTGGAACCAACCGAATCGGAGCCAAAACACGAACTCGACCGCTTTTGCGATGCGATGATCTCCATTCGTTACGAAATTGATGATGTAGAAAAAGACCAATCTGACAAAGTAAATAACCCGCTTAAGAATGCGCCGCATACGGTTGCCGTAGTAACGGGCAATCACTGGGAGCATACCTATACCCGCCAGAAGGCGGCTTTTCCGCTCCCTTACGTCGCGGCTTACAAGTTCTGGCCGTCGGTTGGTCGCGTGAACGATACCTATGGCGACCGGACGCTGATATGCAGTTGCCCGCCGCTAACCGACTACGAGTTTGAAGAAAGCGAAGTGACCACACCGGAGTTCGGGACTTGAATAAAGCGTAAGAAATATAATTAATTTGAGGCTCCTTTACCGGAGCCTTTTTTATGGAATATATCGGCAACGCAACGTCGGCGGCTTACTGTACGCAGGCCGACGGTGTTTCCTATTAGTTAACCAAGCGTTATGGCTTTGCTTTTTTGGGTGCGCACACATGATATTTTGTGCTTATTATTATCTGAATAATATATAAAATACCGTAACTTGCATAAAGGTTAATGTATTTAAACTTTTTTATAAAGAAGTGTAAACGTGACATAACCTTTTAAAATTTGCTGCCGTATAAAGTGTATATGATGACGAATAGCGGAACAGTAAGTATATTACTTGTAGATGATGACGAAATAAACAACTTTATTTCCATCAAGTTGATTAAGAAGGCGTTATTGAATACAGAGATCATGGCTTGCCTCCACGGCAAGTATGCAATTGATCTGTTGATGGAGATACAGCGTGAGGACCCTTCGAAGCTACCGGACTACATTCTCCTTGATATTAACATGCCGATAATGAACGGATGGGAATTTTTGGATGAGTATACCAGACTGAACATCGATCCACTTGGAAAATGCAAGGTGTACATTATTTCGTCTTCGGTTTTCAGCAACGATATAAACAAGGCACGCTCATACCCGATTGTAAAAGACTTTGTATCGAAGCCGCTTAACGTGGATAAGATAAAAGAACTTTTCGCGGTAGCAAATCCCGCCTGACTGACGACTGGATGAAATAGTTTTAAAGATCGGAGCGGTTGAATGAGTGAGTATAGCTATTTCATTTCCGTCTAATCCCCTCCAATAGTATAATTCTTAAAACCTACCCAACAGGTACAATACTAAACACATCACCATCATACTTAACCCTTCCCACAGGATTGGATTTGGCATGATAAAATAAGCAGGTATATCCTTCTTCAGCAGCTTTTTTACCATACACTTCGCGCAACTGCATCGACTTTCGCCCGTCGAAATCATATTTGGCAATAAATTTTCGTATCAATTGTTCAGGTTCCGGCAGTTCGTCGCCACCGAAAAAACATTTGTCGCCGTTATCTTCTATCCAGAATACCTGGTGACAAGGTGTGTGGCCGCCTGATACTTCGTAGGTGATGCCGGGTTTAAACTCACCTG
Above is a window of Mucilaginibacter ginsenosidivorans DNA encoding:
- a CDS encoding response regulator is translated as MMTNSGTVSILLVDDDEINNFISIKLIKKALLNTEIMACLHGKYAIDLLMEIQREDPSKLPDYILLDINMPIMNGWEFLDEYTRLNIDPLGKCKVYIISSSVFSNDINKARSYPIVKDFVSKPLNVDKIKELFAVANPA